In Cucurbita pepo subsp. pepo cultivar mu-cu-16 chromosome LG10, ASM280686v2, whole genome shotgun sequence, the DNA window tttgacataaaagaataattaaagtagttttttttacgtataattttttcaaaacggattatttctattatttttttaattttaggataaATCTTGTATTTTAAGTAATCAATTGCTCATTTAGTACGGGGATTTAATTgcaatttttacttttaagttAGTTTGTGaatctttaatatattttatatgttgTTTTATTGAATAATCATGAatcgttttttaaaaaagtaatttttttaagaaaatcgAGAATAGagaattgggttgagttgtgaaaaaatttcgggttggtccaaaaaaattCCCTCGACTCAACCCGACTCATGTACACCCCTATAACATTCTTGACACGTACTATTTCACACAAGAAATGAGATATTATTACAGTTTAATAGATAGACATTTTGTGATTGCCCAATTGACAAAGAGTTGCCTATATTAAAGCTatgaaaaacaagtttttgagCATTAGATCTAGAACAGTAGAACAGAAATGAAAccataatagaaaaaaaaaaataaataaacaaactgcgttgaaaaaaaatggtgtcTTTTGATGTTCATCTTTTTACCTGTCTTTGTTCACCACCATGTTCTGATCTGCTTCCCTTTGGTACCATCTTCTTAGACTCTGACTTGCTCAACGTCTTGATTTCCCTGCTCATCTCTCTAGTCCTACTACTCTTCACAGACTTCACATCAAATTCTGAtctatcatctttcatttccttctcaGCCGCCGGCAGCAGCTTCACAtctgttcttcttgttctatGTCCATCCCTCTCACTGATTTCAGAGAAGCCAGTTCGGTCTCTCGCTTCTTTCTCGACACCATTGTCGATATCTGGTTTCAGCTTACCATGATTGTCAGTGGTGATTGCTGCTTGTTCTTGATCAAAGAACAGGACCTGCACAACAGTCCTCAAGGGTAATCGCTCGTTCTTAACAGCATGGGCGCGGACTTCTGATGATAACTTTTGGCAGTCTAGAATTCGACAAAGGCGCTTTTTATCCGCCTTGCTCAAATCAGGGTGTTCCTGCTTGCCATTAGAACATGTTTTACCAATCAATGAAGTAAGAGATGTCATAAGGTAGCTAAACTATTTGATAATATGTTACCTTGAGATACATGTTTATGGCTTTGTAAAGATCGTCGTGGTTTGGGCGAGCGATATCTGGCAGGGCTTCGACGAGTTGTATCACTTTAGATACGGGCATATTGATATCCATCACGACAACTCGAAGATATGAATCGACAAGCTTCCCCACCTTTCTAATATATCTCAAGAAATGGCTGTTTTCTGCAGCCCCAGAGTATTGCCTTCGCCAAAGCGCACGAAGACATTCCAACACAGCCACAACTGAGTCAACATCATAGAAGTGTGTATTGGAGGTTGACTGTGAAGGAAAGAGCAAGTCACTCACTTTTGCCTCCTCAAACTGCAGACTCGATCTCCGAATTAGTTCAGTTTTTGTCGTTGATGACACGGCGAGATAGTTTGCTATGTTAAGGAGTCTGAGCAAGAAGCCAACTGAGACCGATCCACGATCTGAAGGAATCATGCCGACTATTTTCTCGAGAATTTGTCGATTCTTTTCCAGATCTTCTTTGCTCTTTGTAATCTTCGTCTCTGAAGGCTTGACATTTGCAGTGTCAGGTAGCCAACGACAGGCATAGACGTGCAGGGCTTCTCCAATAAGTTGTGGTGGTAGAATGTATGTAGATCTAACAGCCAAAATTATGCAGCGAAACAATTCGATGTCGAGATCTGACAAATCCTCAGTCCACCAATCTTTTGGGACACTTTGACTGTTCTTTTTCGTGTAACCTGGTCTTGTATAAGTGTAGGACCATGATACCTGCAAGGAATCATCTTATGTCAGTAGCTGATTCAAAGaccgccagcagatattgtcctgtttggactttccctcaagattttaaaacgtgtctattagggagaggtttccacatccttataaggaatgtttcgttcccctctccaaccaacgtggaatctcacagtATTGAACACTCATTCTTGAACTATTCAATGAATAAACTAATGGTTGTACTAAATCAATAACTTCGAATTTTGGGGCTAATTATGCTTCAACATTAAGAAAGTAAGAACACTGATTAACCTTCGAGTGTGGTGTTAGGATTTTTTCGACAATTGAATCGATGCACTTTCGGACAATTCCAAGATTCTCAGACCATTCAGGTAACTTCAGTGTGCTTTGTAGGGTAACAATGGAATCCTTCCAGCCAACAAGAATGCATGAGTGGAGGAAAGCCTCGAGCTTCAGAACAAGATTGCCCTTCTCCACTGCCTCAGTCATGCGGAGGAACTTAGCAGCACATAATGCGGGTACGAGATTATGGGCACTGATATTAATGGTCATGCCATAACAAAACTTAGCACAGAGTTCAAATGCTTCTGCACCTCCGGGAACATCATGAAGCTCAATAGTGGCAATGTTAGAATCTCCCGACTCAGGGCAGAGATGTTGCAAGAGGCCACACTTTGGTAGAAGCTGAAACTGTAAGCAAaccagaaaataaaaaatctggGTAAACAGAAAATCCCATCTTTTTTGGAGTAAAAAGGTCatatcaagaaaataaaacctaCATAACGAGTGAAACGTGTCGGTATAAGAGCTTAGATATGTCATCCTCAATTATGAAACATAACAAGAAATCGACCAATGTCGAGGCAGTACCTTGTGAAGAAGGTAACTAACGTTGTCGATGCATATAACAATATTGCCGGGGACATCGGAAAGAACCGTCCTGCAGTGTAACCAATACGTGTTTAGTCAAGCAAGTTTGAGTGTTCGTTCTTGGAGGGTGATTCTGAAATGATACCTGGTAGCTGCTTCTGAGTAGAAGGAGTCAGGCCTCGTTCCCAATTTCATAAACTTCATTTCTACaattgccttttcttttcatcagTCTCCGGTATTTAACTACGGAGCCCCTTTCATATACAAAAAGCTACAGTCAATTCACAACTACGTTGGCTGAATGAGGTATTATAATAAAGAACAGCCAACAACAGTTTGCTATTGCAGTTATCTGTGCTCTACAGTACAAAATGCATAGAACAATGGAATACAATGATTTGAATATGATCTAAACTGTTCTAAACCAACCAGATTCATTGGCATGTACTGCA includes these proteins:
- the LOC111803590 gene encoding BTB/POZ domain-containing protein At5g47800, encoding MKFMKLGTRPDSFYSEAATRTVLSDVPGNIVICIDNVSYLLHKFQLLPKCGLLQHLCPESGDSNIATIELHDVPGGAEAFELCAKFCYGMTINISAHNLVPALCAAKFLRMTEAVEKGNLVLKLEAFLHSCILVGWKDSIVTLQSTLKLPEWSENLGIVRKCIDSIVEKILTPHSKVSWSYTYTRPGYTKKNSQSVPKDWWTEDLSDLDIELFRCIILAVRSTYILPPQLIGEALHVYACRWLPDTANVKPSETKITKSKEDLEKNRQILEKIVGMIPSDRGSVSVGFLLRLLNIANYLAVSSTTKTELIRRSSLQFEEAKVSDLLFPSQSTSNTHFYDVDSVVAVLECLRALWRRQYSGAAENSHFLRYIRKVGKLVDSYLRVVVMDINMPVSKVIQLVEALPDIARPNHDDLYKAINMYLKEHPDLSKADKKRLCRILDCQKLSSEVRAHAVKNERLPLRTVVQVLFFDQEQAAITTDNHGKLKPDIDNGVEKEARDRTGFSEISERDGHRTRRTDVKLLPAAEKEMKDDRSEFDVKSVKSSRTREMSREIKTLSKSESKKMVPKGSRSEHGGEQRQVKR